One region of Mucilaginibacter gotjawali genomic DNA includes:
- a CDS encoding DUF2461 domain-containing protein, whose translation MTDLTTNNNREWFNLHRDRYQEALQNITDFAGALLAEMNKHDRIETPSGKKSLFRIYKDVRFAKEKTPYNNHWSGSFKRAGRARRGGYYFRIEPGNSGLVGGFWGPVPDDMKRIRQDIDGNYTAWRDLLGEQTLVQTFGKLYGQQLGTVPRGYEKDHPAIDLLRYKQYMLKHEFSDEEVLSPGFVFVADEAFKKMRPFLDFMSEILTTDANGLSLLD comes from the coding sequence TTGACTGACCTTACAACGAACAATAACCGGGAATGGTTCAACCTGCATAGGGACCGCTACCAGGAGGCCCTGCAAAATATCACAGATTTTGCCGGTGCACTGCTTGCTGAAATGAATAAACATGACAGGATTGAGACGCCATCGGGTAAGAAAAGCTTGTTCAGGATCTATAAAGATGTCCGTTTCGCCAAAGAGAAAACACCCTATAATAACCATTGGAGCGGGAGTTTTAAACGTGCAGGCAGGGCGAGACGAGGCGGCTACTACTTCCGTATTGAGCCGGGCAATTCGGGCCTGGTAGGCGGCTTTTGGGGGCCGGTACCCGATGATATGAAACGTATAAGACAGGACATCGACGGCAACTACACGGCCTGGAGAGATTTGCTCGGCGAGCAAACATTAGTACAAACCTTTGGCAAACTCTATGGCCAGCAATTGGGCACGGTGCCGCGGGGTTACGAAAAAGACCACCCGGCCATCGACCTGCTGCGTTATAAGCAATATATGCTTAAACATGAGTTCAGTGATGAAGAAGTATTAAGTCCCGGTTTTGTATTTGTAGCGGACGAGGCATTTAAAAAGATGCGCCCTTTCCTGGATTTCATGAGCGAAATACTTACAACGGACGCAAATGGATTATCCCTGCTTGATTGA
- a CDS encoding TerD family protein: MAINLQKGQRIDIGLSKISLGLGWNPHEGTGYDFDLDASAFMIDQNRLIPAEEYFVFYGNTDSPDKALHHSGDDPTGGNSDGGDDETISVDLTKVDARIVEILFVVTIHEAVARKQNYGQVRDSYIRIVDNVTGQEIAKYELGEDFSIETAVEFGRLYKRDNQWKFEASGLGYREDLAFFVSKYFKGQIIK; this comes from the coding sequence ATGGCTATAAATCTTCAAAAGGGACAAAGAATTGATATCGGCTTATCAAAAATAAGCCTTGGTTTGGGCTGGAACCCACACGAGGGAACCGGGTATGATTTCGACCTGGATGCCTCGGCATTTATGATTGATCAGAACCGGCTGATCCCGGCGGAAGAGTATTTCGTTTTTTACGGCAATACAGATTCGCCTGATAAGGCATTACACCATTCGGGTGACGACCCGACGGGCGGTAACAGCGATGGCGGTGATGATGAAACTATTTCGGTAGACCTGACAAAAGTTGACGCACGCATTGTGGAAATACTTTTTGTGGTTACCATACATGAAGCTGTCGCCAGGAAACAAAACTATGGCCAGGTCCGCGATTCCTACATTCGAATTGTTGACAACGTGACAGGGCAGGAGATTGCCAAATATGAACTTGGCGAGGATTTCTCCATTGAAACAGCAGTAGAGTTTGGCCGTTTGTATAAACGCGACAACCAATGGAAGTTTGAAGCATCGGGCCTGGGCTACCGGGAGGACCTTGCATTTTTTGTTTCAAAATATTTTAAAGGTCAGATCATTAAATAA
- a CDS encoding TerD family protein translates to MAINLVKGQTIDLRKNDKGESFDLSSVTIGLGWDVKQKNGGFLGKLFGSGEEEEYDLDAIAFLLNAEGKIANMGRTVQKGNHNISMFEGDVVYFNSMQHPSGNIWLTGDNRTGAGDGDDEQIIVKLNNLSPAYDRILFVVAIYQGKKNHQHFGMVENAFIRAVDRTGKEIARYSLSGDATFNGICSMTFAEVYRKDGSWKFRAIGEPHSTDSFVDILQNYR, encoded by the coding sequence ATGGCAATTAACCTGGTAAAAGGTCAAACTATTGATCTTCGGAAAAATGATAAAGGCGAATCTTTCGACCTTTCATCTGTTACTATCGGCTTAGGCTGGGACGTTAAGCAAAAAAACGGCGGGTTCCTGGGTAAGTTATTTGGAAGCGGTGAGGAAGAGGAGTATGATTTAGACGCAATTGCATTCCTGCTAAATGCAGAAGGTAAAATAGCTAACATGGGCCGCACTGTACAAAAAGGGAATCATAATATCAGCATGTTTGAGGGCGATGTTGTTTACTTTAATTCTATGCAGCATCCCTCCGGCAATATCTGGTTAACCGGCGACAACCGCACAGGCGCCGGCGATGGAGACGACGAGCAAATCATCGTTAAATTAAATAACCTTAGCCCGGCGTATGACCGTATTCTTTTTGTGGTGGCTATTTACCAGGGCAAGAAAAATCACCAGCATTTTGGCATGGTTGAAAATGCCTTTATTCGTGCGGTTGACCGCACCGGTAAAGAAATTGCACGTTACAGCCTTTCAGGTGATGCTACTTTTAACGGTATCTGCTCCATGACGTTTGCAGAAGTTTACCGCAAAGACGGCTCATGGAAATTCAGAGCTATT
- a CDS encoding OmpW/AlkL family protein, whose product MKKILLTTLTLLSFTSLTCLAQQKGEWDIRLRGIDVVPQESATIGVIGGNVSIDHAIVPELDFTYFFVNNWSAELILGTTRHTVTTVGSNLTAIGGSSSANVNLGKVSLLPPTLTLQYHIPTGSGFKPYIGLGVNYTIFYNVDNGPVVSGVSYQNHFGFATQIGSDFDLSKKVFFNIDVKKIWLSSNVVVNASNLTPASSPQLSPVLATIPAAVKINPWVLGVGFGYRFK is encoded by the coding sequence ATGAAAAAGATTTTACTCACTACACTTACTTTGTTGTCGTTTACATCATTAACTTGCCTTGCTCAACAAAAAGGCGAATGGGATATCCGCTTACGCGGCATTGATGTCGTACCTCAGGAAAGCGCTACCATTGGTGTAATTGGCGGTAACGTAAGTATTGATCATGCGATAGTCCCCGAACTGGACTTTACCTATTTCTTTGTTAATAATTGGTCAGCCGAACTGATCCTGGGGACTACCAGGCACACTGTAACCACTGTCGGATCAAACCTTACCGCTATCGGCGGCAGTTCTTCCGCTAATGTCAATCTGGGCAAAGTTTCGTTGTTGCCGCCAACTTTAACACTGCAATACCATATACCAACAGGGTCAGGTTTTAAACCCTATATTGGCTTGGGCGTTAATTACACCATTTTTTACAATGTGGATAATGGCCCTGTAGTTAGCGGCGTGAGTTACCAAAATCATTTTGGCTTTGCTACACAAATCGGTTCAGATTTTGACCTGAGCAAAAAAGTGTTTTTTAATATCGACGTTAAAAAAATATGGTTATCGTCTAACGTTGTTGTAAACGCCTCCAATTTAACGCCAGCATCATCACCGCAATTGTCGCCGGTATTAGCGACGATTCCTGCTGCTGTAAAAATCAATCCATGGGTATTGGGAGTAGGCTTTGGCTACCGCTTTAAATAA